One Primulina huaijiensis isolate GDHJ02 chromosome 8, ASM1229523v2, whole genome shotgun sequence genomic region harbors:
- the LOC140983350 gene encoding protein phosphatase 2C 37-like — MAGMRCGVNMGETETAAPVEPSSKSARKRRMEIHQFNFVPNDSAVVPELLSGGGGKKRPKIEVVVEEKPKGTEFAKVPDGGEQKLSAPSGGILPEFPKFGMTSVCGRRRDMEDSVAIHPTFCLRDGDFPSGFHFFGVYDGHGCSHVSTKCKERMHEIVKAEVEAGGAISWERTMSRSFLKMDKEVKDSCGAGAAGGASTSTCRCELRTPQCNAVGSTAVVAVLTPEKIVVSNCGDSRAVLCRNGVAIPLSTDHKPDRPDELSRIHESGGRVIFWDGPRVLGVLAMSRAIGDSYLKPYVISDPEVTVTERTAEDECLILASDGLWDVVSNETACGVARMCLQSRKPPSTPRSREHDVTVTAAGESSDKACSDASILLTKLALARHSQDNVSVVVVDLRKGQSSS, encoded by the exons ATGGCTGGTATGCGTTGTGGGGTGAATATGGGTGAGACGGAGACGGCGGCGCCAGTGGAGCCCAGTTCGAAATCCGCGAGGAAGAGGAGGATGGAGATCCACCAGTTCAACTTCGTACCGAATGATTCCGCGGTGGTTCCGGAGCTGCTGAGCGGCGGCGGCGGCAAGAAACGACCGAAGATCGAGGTGGTGGTTGAGGAGAAACCGAAAGGGACTGAGTTTGCTAAGGTCCCGGATGGCGGAGAACAGAAGCTGTCTGCTCCGTCGGGGGGCATTCTGCCGGAGTTTCCTAAATTTGGGATGACTTCTGTGTGCGGGAGGAGAAGAGATATGGAAGATTCTGTAGCTATTCACCCTACTTTTTGCCTGCGGGATGGTGATTTTCCGAGTGGGTTTCATTTCTTCGGAGTTTACGATGGCCATGGTTGCTCCCAC gtttcgaCCAAATGCAAGGAAAGGATGCACGAAATAGTGAAAGCTGAAGTCGAAGCCGGAGGGGCGATTTCGTGGGAGCGTACGATGTCTCGGAGTTTCCTAAAAATGGACAAGGAAGTGAAGGACTCGTGTGGAGCTGGCGCGGCGGGCGGAGCTTCCACCTCCACTTGCCGATGCGAGCTTCGAACTCCACAGTGCAACGCAGTTGGATCAACCGCGGTCGTGGCGGTGCTCACGCCGGAGAAGATCGTGGTTTCCAATTGCGGTGATTCTCGGGCGGTTCTTTGCCGCAACGGCGTCGCTATTCCTCTCTCCACGGATCATAAG CCGGACCGGCCAGATGAGCTGAGCAGAATTCACGAATCCGGCGGCCGGGTTATATTCTGGGATGGCCCGAGAGTTTTAGGCGTCTTGGCAATGTCTCGTGCAATTG GTGATAGCTATCTGAAGCCGTACGTGATATCGGATCCTGAGGTGACGGTGACGGAGCGGACGGCGGAGGACGAGTGCTTGATACTGGCGAGCGACGGACTGTGGGATGTGGTATCGAATGAGACGGCTTGTGGGGTGGCACGAATGTGCCTTCAGTCGCGTAAACCGCCTTCTACGCCGAGATCTCGGGAGCATGACGTGACGGTGACGGCGGCGGGGGAGAGCTCCGACAAGGCCTGCTCCGACGCGTCGATTCTGTTGACGAAGCTGGCCTTGGCCCGGCACAGCCAAGATAACGTTAGTGTTGTGGTGGTGGATTTGAGGAAAGGCCAAAGCAGCAGttaa
- the LOC140982287 gene encoding tropinone reductase homolog At5g06060-like isoform X2, producing the protein MAGSSNSRWSLSGMNALVTGGTRGIGHATIEELAEMGAVVHTCSRNEEELNQRLQEWNAKGFKVTGSVCDASSREQRVQLVEKVSSLFRGKLNILINNVGTNIRKPTVDYTAEEYSKLMATNLESSYHLCQLAYPLLKASGTSSIVFISSVAGLVHLFSGSIYGATKGAINQLTKNLACEWAKDNIRVNCVAPWYIRTSLVKND; encoded by the exons ATGGCAGGAAGCAGCAATTCAAGATGGTCTCTCTCCGGCATGAATGCTCTTGTCACAGGCGGCACGCGAGGAATCGG TCATGCAACGATAGAAGAGCTGGCTGAAATGGGTGCCGTTGTTCACACATGTTCAAGAAATgaagaggagctgaatcagcGTTTGCAGGAATGGAATGCTAAAGGATTCAAAGTCACGGGATCTGTTTGTGATGCGTCTTCAAGGGAACAAAGGGTTCAGCTTGTGGAGAAAGTGTCCTCTCTTTTCAGGGGAAAGCTCAACATTCTT ATAAATAATGTTGGGACAAACATCAGGAAACCAACTGTTGATTATACTGCTGAAGAATATTCTAAGCTCATGGCTACAAACTTAGAATCTTCCTACCATCTATGTCAACTAGCTTATCCTCTTCTTAAAGCCTCTGGTACCAGCAGCATTGTGTTTATCTCCTCTGTTGCGGGTCTAGTACATTTATTTTCTGGATCCATTTATGGAGCAACTAAAG GAGCAATAAATCAACTTACAAAAAATTTGGCTTGTGAGTGGGCAAAGGATAACATTCGAGTCAACTGCGTTGCCCCCTGGTATATCAGAACATCTCTTGTAAAAAAT GATTAA
- the LOC140982254 gene encoding probable methyltransferase PMT11 yields the protein MTSNTHSRSADFYGKMKELSYGGGGSNPFKSAAVIKISAFLFVSLVFFYLGNHFSNGPSLQLTFFSSHQSPQSQKPPDSAVVGLSPNLNKSFDLSSLINGTASSPSDGNQQQLQTVAPPPPPVLLDRTGVVDENGKMTDDFEVGDYDPKVTEDLGSDNVSVGVANVGKGDDRVRAGIEKFQICPEIMREYIPCLDNEEAIKKLNSTEKGEKFERHCPEKGKELNCLIPAPKGYRAPITWPKSRDEVWFSNVPHARLAEDKGGQNWIAIDKDKFRFPGGGTQFIHGADQYLDQIEKMLPEIAFGRHTRVVLDVGCGVASFGAYLFSRNVTTLSVAPKDVHENQIQFALERGVPAMVAAFATRRLLYPSQAFDLIHCSRCRINWTRDDGILLLEVNRMLRAGGFFAWAAQPVYKHETALEEQWEEMLNLTSRLCWKLVKKEGYIAIWQKPLNNSCYLSREEGTQPPLCEPDDDPDSVWYVDLKPCITRLPEEGYGSNVTAWPERLQNPPDRLQSIQIDAYISRKELFKAESRYWKETIEGYVRALHWREFELRNVLDMRAGFGGFAAALIENQLDCWVLNVVPVSGHNTLPVIYDRGLIGVMHDWCEPFDTYPRTYDLIHASGLLSVEQKRCNLSTIMLEMDRILRPDGRVYIRDTLAIMDELKEIGTALGWHVSMRDTSEGPHASYRILTCDKRLVRS from the exons ATGACGTCTAACACACACTCGAGATCTGCAGATTTCTACGGAAAAATGAAGGAATTGAGCTATGGCGGAGGAGGATCCAATCCATTCAAATCCGCCGCTGTGATCAAAATCTCCGCATTTCTCTTCGTTTCACTCGTGTTCTTCTACTTAGGCAACCATTTCTCTAATGGCCCCTCTCTACAGCTCACGTTCTTCTCCTCTCACCAAAGCCCGCAATCCCAAAAGCCACCGGATTCTGCAGTAGTTGGGCTCTCTCCCAATCTCAACAAAAGCTTCGATCTTTCTTCGCTCATAAACGGTACCGCCTCGTCGCCAAGTGATGGGAATCAACAGCAGTTGCAGACCGTGGCTCCGCCTCCGCCTCCGGTGCTGTTGGACAGGACGGGGGTGGTGGATGAGAATGGGAAGATGACGGACGATTTTGAGGTGGGGGATTATGACCCGAAGGTGACGGAGGATTTGGGTAGTGATAACGTGAGTGTGGGTGTGGCGAATGTTGGGAAAGGAGATGATAGGGTTAGGGCTGGAATTGAGAAGTTTCAGATATGTCCGGAGATAATGAGGGAGTATATACCGTGTTTGGACAACGAAGAGGCGATTAAGAAGCTGAATTCCACGGAGAAAGGTGAGAAATTTGAGCGGCATTGCCCCGAGAAGGGGAAGGAGTTGAATTGTTTGATCCCTGCTCCTAAAGGGTACAGAGCTCCCATTACATGGCCCAAAAGTCGTGATGAG GTGTGGTTTAGCAATGTTCCTCATGCTCGTCTAGCTGAGGATAAAGGGGGTCAGAATTGGATCGCAATTGACAAGGACAAGTTCAGGTTTCCTGGAGGTGGTACCCAGTTCATTCACGGAGCAGATCAGTACTTGGATCAGATTGAAAAG ATGCTCCCGGAGATTGCATTTGGCCGACATACTCGAGTTGTTCTGGATGTTGGCTGTGGCGTTGCAAGTTTTGGCGCTTACTTATTTTCTAGGAATGTCACTACCTTATCTGTGGCCCCAAAAGATGTTCATGAGAACCAAATTCAGTTTGCACTTGAGCGTGGAGTACCTGCAATGGTGGCTGCATTCGCAACTCGACGGCTGCTTTATCCAAGTCAGGCATTTGACTTGATACATTGTTCCAGGTGTAGGATCAACTGGACTCGGGATG ATGGGATCTTGCTACTTGAGGTCAATAGGATGCTTCGAGCTGGTGGATTTTTTGCTTGGGCTGCACAACCTGTTTATAAGCATGAAACAGCCCTTGAAGAACAATGGGAAG AGATGCTTAACCTTACCAGTCGTCTTTGTTGGAAACTTGTAAAGAAGGAGGGTTACATTGCGATATGGCAGAAGCCCTTGAATAACAGCTGCTATTTGAGCCGCGAGGAGGGAACCCAACCACCATTGTGTGAACCTGATGATGATCCAGATAGTGTGTG GTATGTTGATTTGAAGCCATGCATAACACGTTTGCCTGAAGAAGGATATGGATCAAATGTTACCGCTTGGCCAGAACGCTTGCAGAACCCTCCAGATAGGCTTCAGAGCATACAAATTGATGCATACATATCAAGGAAAGAGCTTTTCAAGGCAGAATCAAGATATTGGAAAGAAACAATTGAAGGTTATGTACGCGCTTTACATTGGCGTGAGTTCGAACTTCGAAATGTGTTGGATATGAGAGCAGGCTTTGGAGG TTTTGCAGCAGCACTAATTGAAAACCAGTTGGATTGTTGGGTGCTCAATGTTGTCCCAGTTAGTGGACACAATACATTGCCTGTCATATATGATCGTGGCCTCATAGGAGTTATGCACGATTG GTGTGAACCATTCGATACATATCCGAGAACATATGACTTAATTCATGCTTCTGgacttctatcagttgagcaaAAAAG ATGCAATCTCTCCACCATCATGCTTGAAATGGATCGAATTTTGAGGCCTGATGGACGTGTATATATTCGTGATACTCTCGCTATAATGGATGAACTTAAAGAGATTGGAACAGCCTTGGGTTGGCATGTATCAATGAGGGATACATCTGAGGGTCCTCATGCCAGTTATAGGATCTTGACATGCGACAAACGACTAGTACGTTCATAA
- the LOC140982287 gene encoding tropinone reductase homolog At5g06060-like isoform X1 encodes MAGSSNSRWSLSGMNALVTGGTRGIGHATIEELAEMGAVVHTCSRNEEELNQRLQEWNAKGFKVTGSVCDASSREQRVQLVEKVSSLFRGKLNILINNVGTNIRKPTVDYTAEEYSKLMATNLESSYHLCQLAYPLLKASGTSSIVFISSVAGLVHLFSGSIYGATKGAINQLTKNLACEWAKDNIRVNCVAPWYIRTSLVKNLLEDEEFLNRVISRTPLRRPGEPQEVSSLVAFLCLPAASYITGQIVAVDGGMTVYGFPLESNN; translated from the exons ATGGCAGGAAGCAGCAATTCAAGATGGTCTCTCTCCGGCATGAATGCTCTTGTCACAGGCGGCACGCGAGGAATCGG TCATGCAACGATAGAAGAGCTGGCTGAAATGGGTGCCGTTGTTCACACATGTTCAAGAAATgaagaggagctgaatcagcGTTTGCAGGAATGGAATGCTAAAGGATTCAAAGTCACGGGATCTGTTTGTGATGCGTCTTCAAGGGAACAAAGGGTTCAGCTTGTGGAGAAAGTGTCCTCTCTTTTCAGGGGAAAGCTCAACATTCTT ATAAATAATGTTGGGACAAACATCAGGAAACCAACTGTTGATTATACTGCTGAAGAATATTCTAAGCTCATGGCTACAAACTTAGAATCTTCCTACCATCTATGTCAACTAGCTTATCCTCTTCTTAAAGCCTCTGGTACCAGCAGCATTGTGTTTATCTCCTCTGTTGCGGGTCTAGTACATTTATTTTCTGGATCCATTTATGGAGCAACTAAAG GAGCAATAAATCAACTTACAAAAAATTTGGCTTGTGAGTGGGCAAAGGATAACATTCGAGTCAACTGCGTTGCCCCCTGGTATATCAGAACATCTCTTGTAAAAAAT TTGCTTGAGGATGAAGAATTCTTGAACCGTGTGATATCAAGAACTCCGCTTAGACGTCCTGGAGAGCCGCAAGAAGTTTCGTCTTTGGTAGCTTTCCTGTGTCTTCCTGCTGCTTCCTATATCACAGGTCAGATCGTAGCTGTTGATGGAGGAATGACTGTTTATGGGTTCCCCTTGGAATCCAATAACTGA